The Opitutales bacterium ASA1 genome window below encodes:
- a CDS encoding ribulokinase produces MYTLGIDYGTNSVRALIVRCADGAEIASSVVEYPSGKQGILLDPKDHHLARQHPADYLFGLEKSVTTAVAAAKKSKGFSAAKIIGIGVDTTGSSPIPVDAKNVPLASSGKWKKNLAAQCWLWKDHTSWREAARITELAAQHRPQFIAKCGNTYSSEWFWSKIWHCLAVAPDVFAAAYSWVELADWVPAVLAGVSDPVQIKRGVCMAGHKALYAEDWGGLPDKEFLALLDPKLADLRDRLYEKAYDATTAAGTLCETWAAKLGLEAGIPIAIGEMDVHYGAIGCGVTEGTLVKIIGTSTCDCGVVSAEKQVPDIPGICGIVKGAILPGYFGIEAGQSAVGDIFKWWVEGVCAGDAAMHARFTKESSKLKPGQSGLLALDWNNGNRTILVDPMLSGLLLGQTLHTTPAEIYRALIEATAFGARAIIERIKEYGVPVKRVVCAGGIAEKNPMLMQIYADVLGCTMQLSGSSQACALGSAVSAAVLAGPKAGGHKSFKAAQKAMTSVKDIEYKPIKANQAVYDRLYALYRQIHDSFGGRNASADLGRVMKDLLEIKTSASA; encoded by the coding sequence GTGTATACCCTCGGCATTGATTACGGCACCAACTCGGTGCGGGCGTTGATTGTGCGTTGTGCGGACGGAGCGGAGATCGCCTCCAGCGTCGTCGAATACCCCAGCGGGAAACAAGGCATCCTGCTCGATCCCAAGGATCATCACCTCGCGCGCCAACATCCGGCCGACTATCTCTTCGGCCTCGAAAAGAGCGTGACCACCGCCGTCGCGGCCGCGAAGAAGTCGAAGGGCTTTTCCGCCGCGAAGATCATCGGCATCGGCGTCGATACGACCGGCTCCAGCCCCATCCCCGTCGACGCGAAAAACGTGCCCCTCGCCTCTTCCGGCAAATGGAAGAAGAACCTCGCCGCTCAATGCTGGCTCTGGAAGGACCATACGAGCTGGCGCGAGGCCGCGCGCATCACCGAACTCGCCGCGCAGCATCGTCCGCAGTTCATCGCGAAGTGCGGTAACACCTACTCGTCCGAGTGGTTCTGGTCGAAGATCTGGCACTGCCTCGCCGTGGCGCCGGATGTCTTCGCCGCCGCGTATTCCTGGGTCGAACTCGCCGACTGGGTCCCCGCCGTGCTCGCCGGAGTCTCCGACCCGGTGCAGATCAAACGCGGCGTCTGCATGGCCGGCCACAAAGCCCTTTACGCCGAGGACTGGGGCGGCCTGCCCGACAAGGAGTTCCTCGCCCTGCTCGACCCGAAGCTCGCCGACCTCCGCGACCGCCTCTACGAGAAGGCCTACGACGCCACGACCGCCGCGGGCACGCTCTGCGAGACTTGGGCCGCCAAACTCGGTCTCGAGGCCGGCATCCCCATCGCCATCGGCGAGATGGACGTGCACTACGGCGCCATCGGCTGCGGCGTGACCGAAGGCACGCTCGTGAAGATCATAGGCACCTCGACGTGCGATTGCGGCGTCGTCTCCGCGGAGAAACAAGTGCCCGACATCCCCGGCATTTGCGGCATCGTGAAGGGCGCGATTCTTCCGGGGTACTTCGGCATCGAAGCTGGCCAATCCGCCGTCGGCGACATCTTCAAGTGGTGGGTCGAAGGCGTCTGCGCCGGCGACGCCGCCATGCACGCCCGCTTCACCAAGGAATCTTCGAAACTGAAGCCCGGGCAGAGCGGCTTGCTCGCGCTCGATTGGAACAACGGCAACCGCACGATCCTCGTCGACCCGATGCTCTCCGGCCTGCTCCTCGGACAAACACTCCACACGACGCCGGCCGAGATCTACCGCGCGCTGATCGAAGCCACCGCGTTCGGCGCGCGCGCGATCATCGAACGGATCAAGGAATACGGCGTGCCCGTGAAGCGCGTGGTCTGTGCCGGCGGCATCGCGGAGAAGAACCCGATGCTGATGCAGATCTACGCCGACGTCCTCGGCTGCACGATGCAGCTCTCCGGCTCCAGCCAAGCCTGCGCGCTCGGCTCGGCCGTCTCCGCTGCCGTCCTCGCCGGACCAAAGGCCGGCGGCCACAAGAGCTTCAAGGCCGCCCAGAAGGCGATGACGTCGGTGAAGGACATCGAGTACAAACCCATCAAGGCCAACCAGGCCGTCTACGACCGCCTCTACGCCCTGTATCGACAAATCCACGACAGCTTCGGCGGTCGCAACGCCTCCGCCGATCTGGGTCGCGTGATGAAGGATCTGCTCGAAATCAAGACCAGCGCCTCCGCCTGA